The DNA region TCTTGCAATGCTATGTGTTCCCTCACAGTATCAACGATCCATATGATATCAGGTACCCTTTCCAGATTGAGTATACCTCCGTAGAGCTTGCGAAGGCGTTCCATCTTTCTCCTCATCACTCTCACTTCCTTTTTGGGAAGAACATCAAACACACCTTCAGCTTCCATCCTTTCAAGAGTTTTGAGCTTGAGCATACTTTTCTTTACTGTCCTGAAGTTGGTGAGAAGTCCACCTACCCATCTTTCATTGATGTAGGGTACACCAGCCCTTTCGGCTTCTTCTTTTATGACGTCCTTAGCCTGTTTTTTTGTACCTAAAAAGAGTATTTCCGCCCCTTCTGCAACTTTATCCGCGATGAAGTTATACGCTTGCTCTAAGTATATGACTGTTTTGTTCAAGTCAATGATGTGGATACCATTCCTGACACCATACAGAAAAGGTGCCATTTTGGGATTCCATCTGCCTTTTGAGTGACCAAAATGCACGCCTGCCTCAAGCAGGTCTCTCATTGAGATTACTGCCATACTATACCTCCTTGGGTTTTGCCACCCTTTTCCTTGACCCTTTCGGGCAACCCAAGCGGAA from Hydrogenobacter sp. includes:
- the rpsB gene encoding 30S ribosomal protein S2, with product MAVISMRDLLEAGVHFGHSKGRWNPKMAPFLYGVRNGIHIIDLNKTVIYLEQAYNFIADKVAEGAEILFLGTKKQAKDVIKEEAERAGVPYINERWVGGLLTNFRTVKKSMLKLKTLERMEAEGVFDVLPKKEVRVMRRKMERLRKLYGGILNLERVPDIIWIVDTVREHIALQ